The following coding sequences are from one Acidimicrobiales bacterium window:
- a CDS encoding TetR/AcrR family transcriptional regulator, whose protein sequence is MRDVPAEMASKLDRAADDLLARFDDLQMSDIAQAAGVARSSLYYYFVNKDAVLAFLLRAILDDLTVSAREAAGGPGDPASRLRAVIRAQLEHLNGHPAASQLLIANLGRAGKLPEIAARVSEGFEGPVRRLLVEGAADGSLRPLPDTELGATALFGAVLVIGLRSLVVEGRIDVDRVMEMITPMLWSGIAPTAGHAT, encoded by the coding sequence GTGCGCGACGTCCCAGCCGAGATGGCGTCCAAGCTCGACCGAGCAGCCGACGATCTGCTTGCCCGTTTTGACGACCTGCAGATGAGCGATATCGCTCAGGCGGCTGGGGTGGCGCGGTCGTCGCTCTATTACTACTTCGTCAACAAGGACGCCGTTCTCGCGTTCTTGCTCCGAGCGATCCTGGACGACCTCACCGTCAGCGCGCGGGAGGCGGCCGGTGGACCGGGCGATCCCGCGTCGCGGCTGCGCGCGGTCATCCGGGCCCAACTCGAGCACCTCAACGGTCACCCTGCAGCGAGTCAGTTGCTGATCGCGAATCTCGGTCGGGCTGGCAAGCTCCCGGAGATCGCGGCACGGGTGAGCGAGGGATTTGAAGGCCCGGTTCGGCGGCTACTCGTCGAGGGAGCCGCCGACGGATCGCTTCGGCCGTTGCCCGACACTGAGCTTGGTGCAACGGCGCTCTTCGGTGCTGTTCTGGTTATCGGCCTGCGGTCGCTGGTTGTGGAAGGCCGTATCGATGTCGACCGAGTGATGGAGATGATCACGCCCATGTTGTGGTCGGGCATCGCTCCGACTGCGGGCCACGCGACATGA